One window of the Zygotorulaspora mrakii chromosome 6, complete sequence genome contains the following:
- the VPS34 gene encoding phosphatidylinositol 3-kinase VPS34 (similar to Saccharomyces cerevisiae VPS34 (YLR240W); ancestral locus Anc_8.401) has translation MPFTIRWNLNERVNQTESTLVPNVFKAWLNYRFNRIQDMASNSVTFCVSQDLDIPLSIKIKSLEGRKRLSRASEKISQPQLSQIASNVVPNSDMMVSVQVFDIESNRNLTMPISTSYVPFKKSRTWDQWLTLPVSLNQLNLSSRLRVELWEYDGTKKIPFHFLQTTIFRTDNSLKRGQESLKFEYNDPKNGCVLEDNDVVDTLNKYHQGDIKKIEWLDSITFPSVEDILAKRRWPIGTFVINIEFPVFELPVVFTEKLYDNVQLNIPTLHNFEQGTEMTDHSKTESRLTISLGDKYESTLKFYDPDQFSNNPIEEKYRRLERASKRSNLDRQVKPDTKKRDYLNRIINYPPGTQLTAHEKGSIWKYRYYLMNNKKALTKLLQSTNLTEENERTEVLDLMDSWAEISIDDAIELLGSAYKNISVRAYAVGRLKKASDKKLELYLLQLVQAVCFESLSTFSDKSNSEFTIVDMASSQNPGTMNSVAVAGQHQKMINSVNTSDGLSLEDSAIVISPLAEFLIRRAIINPRLGNFFYWYMTSEAEDNPYLNQITDSFWSRLSKERRKTLHDQITFIEMLREFCEEIKRSKDTTAKKSELLSHLLTTKLRVLLKNGPISLPIDPDIVVTDVVPEMSKVFKSSLSPLKIAFKTGTNEIYPLMYKVGDDLRQDQLVVQIISLMNELLMNENVDLKLSPYKILATGSQEGAIQFIPNETLASILSVHHGILPFLRSHYSDAKEELGVESWVMDNFVKSCAGYCVITYILGVGDRHLDNLLITPDGHFFHADFGYILGQDPKPFPPLMKLPPQIIDAFGGAESSNYNKFRSYCFVAYSILRRNAGLILNLFELMKTSTIPDIRIDPDGAVLKVKERFNLNMSEEEATLHFQNLITDSVGALLPIVIDHLHNLAQYWRA, from the coding sequence ATGCCATTTACCATAAGATGgaatttgaatgaaaggGTAAATCAGACCGAAAGCACTTTAGTGCCGaatgttttcaaagcttGGCTCAACTATCGATTCAACAGAATTCAGGACATGGCTTCAAATAGTGTCACTTTCTGCGTATCGCAGGATTTGGACATCCCATTGAGCATAAAGATCAAGTCGCTCGAGGGACGAAAACGCTTGTCAAGGGCCTCTGAGAAGATTTCACAACCGCAGCTTTCTCAAATTGCATCGAATGTCGTTCCAAATAGTGACATGATGGTATCTGTACAGgtttttgatattgaaagtAATAGAAATCTGACAATGCCAATTTCAACGTCTTATGTTCCATTCAAAAAGTCACGGACTTGGGATCAGTGGCTTACTTTGCCAGTTAGTTTGAACCAACTTAATCTTTCAAGCAGATTGCGAGTAGAACTGTGGGAGTATGATGGCACTAAAAAGATACCTTTCCATTTTCTCCAAACCACCATTTTTAGAACTGATAACTCTCTGAAAAGGGGACAAGAGTCcttaaaatttgaatataATGATCCCAAAAATGGCTGTGTCCTTGAAGATAATGACGTTGTTGATACTTTAAATAAATATCATCAAGGAGATATTAAGAAGATAGAGTGGCTGGACTCCATAACTTTCCCTTCAGTTGAAGATATTCttgcaaaaagaagatggCCAATTGGTACATTTGTGATAAATATTGAATTCCCAGTATTTGAATTACCAGTGGTGTTCACAGAAAAACTATATGATAACGTACAACTAAATATTCCTACACTAcacaattttgaacaagGTACCGAAATGACGGATCATTCGAAGACTGAATCACGTCTTACCATATCGCTAGGCGATAAATATGAATCAACTTTGAAGTTCTACGATCCTGACCAATTTAGTAATAATCCAATCGAGGAAAAATATCGAAGGCTTGAGCGGGCCTCCAAACGTTCCAACTTAGATAGACAAGTGAAGCCTGATACGAAAAAGAGAGATTACCTAAATAGAATTATCAATTATCCACCAGGGACTCAACTTACTGCACACGAGAAGGGCTCTATATGGAAGTATAGATATTATCTGATGAACAATAAAAAAGCGCTTACTAAATTGCTTCAGAGCACCAATTTAACAGAAGAAAACGAAAGAACCGAAGTCCTTGATTTGATGGATTCCTGGGCAGAAATTAGTATAGATGATGCAATCGAGTTACTCGGTTCCGCTTACAAAAATATCTCAGTTAGAGCTTACGCCGTTGGCAGGTTGAAGAAGGCTTCTGACAAAAAGCTGGAATTATACTTACTCCAGCTTGTTCAAGCTGTATGTTTCGAGAGTCTGTCTACTTTCTCAGACAAATCAAATAGTGAATTCACCATTGTAGATATGGCATCATCTCAAAATCCAGGTACAATGAACTCAGTGGCTGTGGCAGGAcagcatcaaaaaatgataaattctGTGAATACATCTGACGGATTGAGTCTTGAGGATAGCGCAATCGTTATTTCACCACTGGCAGAATTCTTGATTAGACGAGCGATTATAAATCCACGATTAGGAAACTTTTTCTACTGGTACATGACGTCGGAAGCAGAAGATAATCCatatttgaatcaaattaCAGACTCCTTTTGGAGCAGACTGTCGAAAGAACGTCGGAAGACTCTTCACGACCAAATTACATTCATAGAAATGCTGCGAGAGTTTTGTGAAGAAATTAAAAGATCAAAGGATACaactgcaaaaaaaagtgagCTCCTATCTCATCTTCTCACAACTAAATTAAGGGTACTGCTAAAAAATGGCCCCATTTCTTTACCAATAGATCCTGATATTGTCGTAACCGATGTTGTGCCCGAAATGTCGAAAGTCTTCAAGAGTTCTCTATCgcctttgaaaattgcGTTTAAAACCGGCACAAACGAAATATACCCCCTGATGTACAAGGTTGGTGATGATTTGAGGCAAGATCAGCTGGTTGTACAGATTATTAGTTTAATGAATGAACTGCTAATGAACGAAAATGTCGATTTGAAACTTTCGCCCTACAAAATTTTGGCAACTGGTTCTCAGGAGGGTGCTATCCAGTTTATTCCTAATGAAACGCTGGCCAGCATCTTGAGTGTTCATCACGGGATACTCCCCTTTCTCCGCTCTCATTACTCGGATGCAAAGGAGGAACTTGGTGTCGAAAGCTGGGTTATGGACAATTTCGTCAAGTCTTGCGCTGGGTACTGTGTCATCACATATATTCTGGGAGTTGGTGACAGACATCTTGATAATTTGTTAATCACTCCTGAtggtcatttttttcacgcCGACTTCGGTTACATCTTAGGACAAGATCCTAAACCATTTCCCCCCTTGATGAAGTTACCTCCTCAAATTATAGATGCATTTGGTGGTGCAGAATCCTCCAATTATAACAAGTTTCGAAGCTATTGTTTTGTTGCATATTCTATTCTAAGAAGAAATGCCGGGCTAATTCTGAATCTGTTCgaattgatgaaaacatcaaCCATTCCTGATATTAGAATAGATCCAGACGGTGCAGTGTTGAAGGTCAAGGAGAGGTTCAACCTCAATATGTCTGAGGAAGAAGCTACACTACACTTTCAGAATTTGATCACAGACAGTGTCGGTGCTTTACTGCCGATTGTTATCGATCATCTGCATAACCTCGCACAATACTGGCGAGCTTAG
- the MSS116 gene encoding ATP-dependent RNA helicase (similar to Saccharomyces cerevisiae MSS116 (YDR194C); ancestral locus Anc_8.402), whose protein sequence is MSARTVLLWNRLPSSLSQRGRAGFLIHARSYMDDGFKRPSYRGGRNPNFNNRNRNNNRYGGRDRVQRKEHDEDDHASLSKSIPATLIHVPKQADAPEVTLDTLHNDGVLHKMLYKSISRMGFPGLTPVQQMTIKPIVESLDQDVIARAKTGTGKTFAFLMPIFQHLLNSRTESPYMVRAVIVAPTRDLALQIESEVKKIYDNNYGLEKFGCISLIGGTNFSQYMKKMHSNRPNIVIATPGRLMATLERFSNKFFKHVDFLVLDEADRLLEIGFKEDLESISRTLNENNAAGPDHIRTLLFSATLDSKVQSLAGNIMHKKECLFLDTVDKNEPEAHEKIDQSMVVSENFAHSVCAAMDHINNKIASSPNYKAILFSPTVKFTQYLSSILRKKFRSQLPILEFHGKIDQKKRTNLVKQFKREKSGILICTDVGARGMDFPNVQEVLQIGVPSELANYIHRIGRTARGGQEGASTIFLCKDELPFVDELLHRRNVTIANKEEYTPLNETIEGLTSETDPQELSDVIISVLSFFRTAIKEYRFKENRLLPNVASAYGILLGDKEAKIPIYDRDMLQRLGMRNSSLTSKMFDLQGSAAQESGYERSNRGSYQNQNSYHRNRGNTRSQRYNRDGDEQFSFNRDRRSNSFHDRKFYQKSQGENPRYDE, encoded by the coding sequence ATGTCTGCAAGAACGGTTCTGTTATGGAATAGATTGCCATCTTCATTAAGTCAGCGTGGAAGGGCTGGTTTCCTGATTCATGCAAGGAGTTACATGGACGACGGATTCAAAAGACCGTCTTATCGTGGTGGTAGAAACCCTAACTTTAATAATCGGAATCGGAACAATAATAGGTATGGTGGCAGGGATAGAGTTCAGAGAAAAGAAcacgatgaagatgatcaTGCAAGTCTCAGTAAAAGTATCCCCGCAACATTGATTCATGTTCCAAAACAGGCGGATGCACCAGAGGTAACACTAGATACTCTTCACAATGATGGTGTCCTGCACAAAATGCTGTACAAGTCTATATCAAGAATGGGATTTCCTGGATTAACCCCGGTACAACAGATGACTATTAAACCAATTGTTGAGAGTCTGGATCAAGATGTGATCGCAAGGGCAAAGACAGGAACAGGAAAAACATTCGCCTTTTTGATgcccatttttcaacatttgcTTAATTCAAGAACTGAGTCTCCATACATGGTTAGAGCGGTTATCGTCGCACCTACGAGAGATTTAGCCCTGCAAATTGAATCGGAAgtaaaaaagatttatgACAATAACTACGGCTTAGAAAAATTCGGTTGCATATCTTTAATCGGTGGCACAAATTTTAGTCAGTAcatgaagaaaatgcatTCAAATAGACCAAACATCGTTATTGCCACACCCGGTAGACTTATGGCAACATTGGaaagattttcaaataaatttttcaaacacGTCGACTTTTTGGTTTTAGACGAAGCTGATAGATTATTGGAAATtggtttcaaagaagatttaGAATCAATATCGAGAAcgttgaatgaaaataatgcAGCTGGCCCCGATCACATCAGAACTTTGCTATTCTCTGCGACATTGGACTCAAAGGTACAATCTTTAGCAGGAAACATAATGCACAAGAAGGAATGTCTGTTCCTTGATACCGTTGACAAAAACGAACCTGAGGCGCACGAAAAGATTGACCAATCCATGGTAGTGTCAGAAAACTTCGCTCATAGTGTTTGTGCTGCTATGGATCATATCAATAATAAGATTGCTTCATCTCCCAATTATAAAGCTATATTATTTTCTCCAACAGTCAAATTTACTCAATATCTGTCCTCGATcttgaggaaaaaattccGCAGTCAATTACCTATACTCGAATTTCATGGTAAAATAGatcagaaaaagagaacaaattTAGTTAAGCAGTTCAAAAGAGAGAAATCAGGTATTCTTATCTGTACTGACGTGGGTGCGCGTGGTATGGACTTTCCAAATGTTCAAGAAGTTTTACAAATCGGTGTTCCATCCGAGCTGGCTAACTATATTCACAGAATCGGAAGAACCGCTCGTGGTGGTCAAGAAGGTGCTTCTACTATTTTTCTATGCAAGGACGAATTACCATTTGTAGACGAGTTATTGCATAGAAGAAACGTTACAATTGCGAACAAGGAAGAATACACTCCTTTGAATGAAACTATCGAAGGGCTGACTTCCGAGACTGACCCACAAGAGCTTTCTGACGTTATAATAAGTGTCCTGTCGTTCTTCAGAACAGCCATCAAGGAATACAGATTCAAGGAAAATAGGTTACTTCCAAATGTTGCTTCTGCATACGGTATTTTGCTAGGTGATAAGGAAGcaaaaattccaatttaCGATAGAGACATGCTTCAAAGATTGGGAATGAGAAATTCCTCCTTGACTTCTAAAATGTTCGACCTTCAGGGAAGTGCTGCTCAAGAATCAGGGTATGAAAGATCAAACAGAGGCTCTtaccaaaatcaaaactcTTATCATAGAAATAGAGGGAATACAAGATCTCAGAGATATAATCGTGATGGAGACGAAcaattttcattcaatagGGACAGAAGATCAAACAGCTTTCATGACAGAAAGTTCTACCAAAAATCTCAAGGAGAGAACCCTCGTTACGATGAATGA
- the REF2 gene encoding RNA-processing protein REF2 (similar to Saccharomyces cerevisiae REF2 (YDR195W); ancestral locus Anc_8.403) codes for MSSSHPIPQMVNISHALQSTAVEKIRSDIKDLQQVAELTLDQKQTINKYIESLNAAFAQFTKDNEHVERSVDKSITAADTQLYMGLKGMYTDYLSQLERIRQEKSTDVVNAKASNESVLHIIKEELPTKHAKERRLYIDKLIKNYPNDKLPKKSVGLVQSIIKLCSLDSDFTPTLKSYVHLLKMMGYKYEAIKKYVPQDLDNLMSELFDKGSTKNEEISSLMASNGDSQNALLDDEPKKKISFSKYLKKGDEVVNENNKRESSKISEITSRPAKIIKKNNKGIGSNSGTKVSLNSILKTSGSSRSKRSSTGIRFEDDSQLVRVYGYGLPNEGLKVSPEELKKVLKPFKEGEPREALLIKNYEGKAKELDIEFDMLAEQSDISELKGGPIPCDTAVPLKYRKGFSNFTSDLGNKPAREPVIIDDLNENSKNLKGPLIMKAFGKNSLLLRKDRGGIPYRRIPDVVPINYPPRPVD; via the coding sequence ATGTCGTCCAGTCATCCGATACCCCAGATGGTTAACATCTCGCACGCTTTGCAGTCTACTGCTGTCGAGAAGATACGTAGCGACATCAAGGATCTACAACAAGTGGCGGAGCTGACCTTGGACCAAAAGCAGACCATCAATAAGTACATTGAGTCGCTGAATGCGGCCTTTGCCCAATTTACGAAGGATAATGAGCATGTAGAGCGATCTGTGGATAAGTCGATCACTGCAGCAGATACGCAGTTGTATATGGGACTTAAGGGAATGTACACAGATTATTTGTCGCAGTTAGAAAGGATAAGGCAAGAAAAGAGCACGGATGTGGTAAACGCAAAAGCCAGTAATGAGTCTGTACTGCATATTATTAAAGAGGAACTGCCCACAAAACATGCCAAGGAAAGAAGGCTGTACATCGATAAGCTGATTAAAAACTATCCAAATGACAAGCTGCCGAAAAAATCGGTTGGATTGGTCCAATCGATCATCAAGTTATGCTCACTAGATTCTGACTTTACGCCGACCTTGAAATCTTATGTCCATTTGCTAAAGATGATGGGGTACAAATATGAGGCTATTAAGAAGTATGTCCCGCAAGACCTAGACAACCTGATGTCGGAGCTCTTTGACAAGGGATCTACTAAGAATGAAGagatttcatctttgatgGCAAGCAATGGTGATTCTCAAAATGCATTGTTGGATGATGAGcccaagaaaaagatttcattCTCTAAATATCTGAAGAAAGGTGATGAGGTAGTTAACGAGAATAATAAACGAGAATCATCTAAAATATCTGAGATCACAAGTCGACCAGCGAAgataattaaaaaaaataataaggGTATTGGCAGTAATAGCGGCACCAAAGTTTCATTAAATTCGATTTTAAAAACGAGCGGTAGCAGTCGAAGTAAGAGGAGTTCCACGGGGATtagatttgaagatgattcaCAATTAGTACGAGTTTACGGCTATGGGCTACCGAACGAGGGGTTGAAAGTCTCGCCTGAAGAGCTGAAAAAGGTGCTGAAGCCATTCAAGGAAGGTGAACCTCGCGAAGCTCTGCTCATTAAGAACTACGAAGGAAAGGCCAAAGAGCTGGATATCGAGTTTGATATGTTGGCAGAGCAATCAGATATCTCAGAGCTCAAAGGTGGTCCAATCCCGTGTGACACCGCAGTGCCCTTGAAATATCGAAAGGGTTTCTCTAACTTCACCTCAGATCTAGGTAATAAACCTGCAAGAGAACCTGTTATCATAGATGATCTAAATGAAAACtccaaaaacttgaaaggCCCATTAATAATGAAAGCGTTTGGTAAAAATAGTTTACTTCTGCGGAAAGATAGGGGAGGAATTCCCTACAGGCGAATTCCAGATGTTGTGCCCATCAATTATCCACCACGACCCGTTGATTAG
- the CAB5 gene encoding putative dephospho-CoA kinase (similar to Saccharomyces cerevisiae YDR196C; ancestral locus Anc_8.404), whose amino-acid sequence MLVVGLTGGIASGKSTVSNRLQEKYTLPIIDADHVAKEVVEPGQSAYKQIIEYFSDKIPDLLLPDGHLNRGSLGKRVFEHSDDLKKLNSITHPAVRKSIFKQVLLYYSKGYRMCILDVPLLFEARLDTFCGVTIAVIASEDIQLSRLQVRNPGMTLEDCRNRIKSQMTSEERIEKADYILQNDQDLANLYAQVDTLITSIRPSLLRTALEYFPPFGAVSAAAIILSKSFLNFQKLKKID is encoded by the coding sequence ATGCTGGTCGTTGGACTTACTGGTGGTATTGCTTCTGGAAAGAGTACTGTATCCAATAGGCTTCAAGAGAAGTACACATTACCCATAATTGATGCTGATCATGTTGCCAAAGAAGTTGTTGAACCTGGCCAAAGTGCCTACAAGCaaatcattgaatattttaGTGACAAGATTCCCGATCTTTTGCTGCCTGATGGTCACCTAAACAGGGGATCTTTAGGCAAACGGGTGTTTGAGCATTCAGATGacctgaagaaattgaatagCATCACACACCCGGCCGTGAGAAAGTCCATATTCAAGCAAGTATTACTATATTACTCAAAGGGCTATCGGATGTGTATTTTAGACGTACCACTACTTTTTGAGGCTCGGTTGGATACTTTTTGTGGAGTGACTATTGCTGTGATAGCAAGTgaagatattcaattaAGCCGCTTACAAGTGAGGAACCCTGGGATGACATTAGAAGACTGTCGCAATAGGATCAAATCTCAAATGACGTCTGAAGAGCGCATTGAAAAAGCTGATTATATTTTGCAGAATGATCAAGATTTAGCCAACTTGTATGCTCAAGTTGATACATTAATAACAAGTATAAGGCCAAGCCTACTAAGAACTGCCCTTGAATATTTCCCGCCCTTTGGAGCAGTCAGTGCAGCTGCAATTATATTATCGAAatcttttctcaattttcaaaaattgaagaagattgATTGA
- the CBS2 gene encoding Cbs2p (similar to Saccharomyces cerevisiae CBS2 (YDR197W); ancestral locus Anc_8.405), with product MGTVPRIYSVVNTPIASILACEIAILPNQPPVPQVVLLLNDHKKLNRFLDNDSKIIIDRNKGKNIHQTQFMAAYLPPVYSTGKIATIDNLIVSGQHSKNIVSSVRKYLHCLNAGSNLFLLNPPFGAIEHLYRNLWTTSESRPNLFVGISMKREANLVSVSDEFRLKLKCSGISMRVSPVPRDFASYSHESGVNALEELRHENDMLKLLDATAHNPNPIASISPLFYSYGDLLLIRLERLIVESCIEPLAALFGCRYTGELLQTPKSKDLILKLINEQVWILKCAQPFLTNMPSFHVAMDTGRLYELILKELRDKPKLRSQLNHSLNQLNQSNINQLTGYFVQLANYKKLDCRWNEVITGLVKGKAGIAKHRSLNYKYL from the coding sequence ATGGGCACTGTTCCAAGAATTTATTCCGTGGTGAATACGCCAATTGCCTCTATCTTAGCTTGTGAGATTGCAATACTTCCAAATCAACCTCCAGTCCCACAGGTAGTTTTACTCCTAAATGATCATAAAAAACTAAACAGGTTCTTGGATaatgattcaaagattATTATCGATAGAAATAAAGGCAAGAACATTCACCAAACGCAATTTATGGCCGCATATCTCCCACCAGTATACTCGACAGGAAAAATAGCAACAATAGACAATCTTATTGTCTCTGGTCAACATTCCAAGAATATTGTTTCTTCAGTACGAAAATACCTTCACTGCTTGAACGCAGGCTCAAATCTTTTCCTGCTAAACCCTCCATTTGGTGCCATTGAGCACCTTTATAGAAACCTATGGACCACATCCGAGTCGAGGCCGAACCTTTTTGTAGGTATTAGTATGAAAAGGGAGGCAAACCTAGTGAGTGTATCGGATGAATTTAGGCTTAAATTAAAATGTTCAGGTATATCAATGCGTGTAAGCCCAGTGCCCAGAGACTTTGCATCTTATTCGCATGAATCTGGAGTGAATGCACTTGAAGAATTAAGacatgaaaatgatatGCTGAAACTTCTGGATGCAACAGCGCATAATCCAAATCCGATCGCATCGATATCACCATTATTTTATTCGTATGGCGATTTACTCTTAATTAGATTGGAAAGACTGATAGTAGAAAGTTGTATTGAGCCCTTAGCGGCTCTTTTCGGGTGCCGATATACCGGTGAACTCTTACAAACACcgaaatcaaaagatttaATCTTGAAGCTGATAAATGAACAAGTATGGATTTTGAAATGCGCTCAACCGTTCCTCACAAATATGCCAAGTTTCCACGTGGCAATGGATACTGGAAGACTGTATGAACTAATACTGAAAGAACTACGAGATAAACCGAAACTTAGAAGTCAGTTAAATCACTCACTGAATCAGTTGAATCAATCCAATATAAACCAACTTACAGGCTACTTTGTTCAGCTAGCAAATTATAAGAAATTGGATTGTAGATGGAATGAAGTGATAACTGGGTTGGTGAAGGGTAAAGCAGGAATTGCCAAGCATAGATCGTTAAATTATAAATACTTGTAA
- the RKM2 gene encoding protein-lysine N-methyltransferase (similar to Saccharomyces cerevisiae RKM2 (YDR198C); ancestral locus Anc_8.406) — protein MKKSMRLFQRKKKMTMKAKVDSLLKWLRTSEQFYLATNISIHESDTSGRGVVLIDEKLTTNEVVISIPPSHQLNFYTILYHISMFNTKLDIHGITAASEENIMERNIGSQDPRFQAYGLLKQEFLLGLSSFQLLTLYILAEWILLPQWSSSEFVSYWKPFFDIWPAKEELGSVPAIWNLTGDSKYKELLHLSSLASKKHCSRISALVKSDWSVILPILKDWNTMFNGDANNELFLEKLYREFLHIYFVVNSRCLYADISLKKDDIDSQFTMVPYVDFLNHTDEVDVHCYPKLVKSSINANNLGRFEIRCGKFCYANKGEEILLNYGAHSNDLLLNEYGFTLPQNCWNCIDISDEITKLMDGQDTIVSFLKSNGYWGDYTISFNEISYRVLVALSLVITSDFKRVEKLLLGYISEDFFLPKIRPALQRLLLLLLDTYHEKLRLLRILPLSLSTCTENIANIYFGYIEIIENNLENM, from the coding sequence atgaaaaaatcgatGAGATTATTTcaacgaaaaaaaaaaatgaccaTGAAGGCCAAGGTAGATTCCCTTTTGAAGTGGTTAAGGACTTCCGAGCAATTTTACCTAGCTACTAATATCAGTATTCATGAGAGTGATACTTCTGGCAGAGGTGTAGTTTTGATAGATGAGAAGTTGACCACAAATGAAGTTGTGATATCCATTCCACCTAGTCatcaattgaacttttATACTATTCTGTACCATATTTCTATGTTTAATACTAAGCTTGACATTCACGGTATCACGGCCGCCTCTGAGGAAAACATCATGGAAAGGAATATTGGATCCCAAGATCCACGTTTCCAGGCGTATGGTCTACTGAAACAAGAATTTCTTTTGGGCCTAAGCTCGTTTCAATTACTGACACTATACATTTTAGCAGAATGGATATTGCTTCCCCAATGGTCTTCAAGCGAGTTCGTGTCTTACTGGAAGCCtttctttgatatttggCCTGctaaagaagaattggGCTCTGTGCCCGCTATTTGGAATTTAACCGGcgattcaaaatataaagaGCTTCTTCATTTATCGTCACTTGCTTCTAAGAAGCATTGCTCGCGGATAAGTGCACTAGTTAAATCGGATTGGAGTGTTATACTGCCTATTTTGAAGGATTGGAATACAATGTTCAATGGAGATGCTAATAACGAACTCtttttggagaaattgTATCGGGAATTTTTGcatatatattttgttgtaaATTCTAGATGCTTGTACGCTGAcatatctttgaagaaggatgatattgataGTCAATTCACAATGGTACCCTATGTTGATTTTCTCAATCATACAGACGAAGTTGATGTGCACTGCTATCCCAAATTAGTCAAATCATCCATTAATGCGAACAATTTaggaagatttgaaattcgGTGTGGTAAATTCTGTTATGCTAACAAAGGCGAGGAGATTTTGCTGAATTACGGGGCCCattcaaatgatttattACTGAATGAATATGGATTTACACTACCTCAAAACTGCTGGAATTGCATCGATATAAGTGACGAAATTACAAAACTGATGGATGGGCAAGATACCATTGTTTCCTTTTTAAAATCTAACGGCTACTGGGGTGATTACACGATTAGTTTTAACGAGATCAGCTATCGTGTGCTTGTGGCACTCAGCTTGGTAATCACTTCAGACTTTAAAAGAGTGGAGAAGCTACTATTGGGATATATCTCTGAAGATTTCTTCCTGCCAAAAATCAGGCCTGCACTACAGAGGTTGCTACTTTTGTTGTTAGATACGTATCATGAAAAGCTTAGATTATTGCGCATTTTGCCATTGAGCCTCAGTACTTGCACTGAGAATATTGCTAACATATACTTTGGCTACATAGAAATAATTGAGAacaatttggaaaacatGTAA
- the LIP2 gene encoding lipoyl(octanoyl) transferase LIP2 (similar to Saccharomyces cerevisiae LIP2 (YLR239C); ancestral locus Anc_8.407) → MYVKVTSPLARFARYLSTKTCSLQAKTRPIEESANIIRHLQFTNQLPFEKGLLIQEKFVKAELELKELHSKIRRKLERLHQSADNTTTINEHEKKIIDRILAMKPNPIVMTFEFEPAYSGGKRIKKTITPEEIKKYESFVPLAQKENKKPKFVQVERGGQVTFHGPGQMVAYIVLDLKSFSDFPAKCLVSSIETATITTLKNTKTNGGTSLLNLQSETTENTGVWTLDHKKIASVGVHVRRSITSHGVAINVCSDLSYMNNFVMCGLPSSEATSIKEQLPDCNVGVQDISVSFVNEFAKTLGISTVERMQLSDLDVE, encoded by the coding sequence ATGTATGTTAAAGTGACATCTCCGTTAGCCAGATTTGCAAGATATTTGTCTACCAAGACCTGTTCACTGCAAGCTAAAACCCGCCCTATAGAAGAGTCAGCCAATATTATCAGACATTTACAATTTACGAACCAATTGCCGTTTGAAAAAGGTTTACTGATACAGGAGAAATTTGTCAAAGCAGAATTAGAGTTAAAAGAACTTCATTCGAAGATTAGAAGAAAACTGGAACGATTACACCAGTCCGCTGATAATACCACCACAATAAATGAACATGAGAAAAAGATTATAGATAGAATTCTTGCAATGAAGCCAAACCCGATCGTTATgacatttgaatttgagcCGGCATATAGTGGAGGCAAGCGCATCAAAAAGACCATTACACcagaagaaataaaaaagtaTGAATCATTCGTACCATTGGctcaaaaggaaaacaaaaaaccGAAGTTTGTACAGGTGGAAAGAGGCGGCCAAGTTACGTTCCATGGGCCAGGTCAGATGGTTGCGTATATAGTACTCGATTTGAAGtctttttctgatttcCCAGCGAAATGCCTTGTTTCAAGCATTGAAACGGCCACAATCACAACATTGAAGAATACAAAAACCAATGGTGGTACATCGCTCCTAAATTTACAATCTGAAACCACTGAAAATACCGGAGTATGGACCCTGGATCATAAGAAAATCGCCAGTGTCGGAGTTCATGTCAGAAGGTCAATAACTTCCCATGGGGTAGCCATCAATGTATGCTCTGACTTATCTTACATGAATAATTTTGTGATGTGCGGTTTACCTTCTAGTGAGGCAACTTCGATAAAAGAGCAACTTCCAGATTGCAATGTAGGTGTTCAAGATATTTCAGTAAGCTTCGTAAATGAATTCGCTAAAACTTTAGGTATTAGTACCGTGGAAAGAATGCAGCTTTCTGATTTAGACGTAGAATAG